AACCAATGAGGGGGATGCCGGGGGCAATCTCAGCTCAGATTGCGGACCTGTGTTTGACAAACAAAGCCGGCGCGAGGCGAGGTCTTGCGGGAGGGAACAGGAACGACGCAGTTTGCAGGTTAACCGACGCACAAGTTGCTCTGCTCCTGTGTGAGACGTAGACACGCATGCTGTGATGCGGTGgtctccaaccctggtcctcagggcccactgtccttcacgttttagatgtttccgtTTGGACTGATTCTCAGTGGGTTTCCACATAGCTTGGGACCCTGGTGAACATTGCTGTTGAAGAAGGAACAGTGTAGCTGAACGTTGCGTTGGCCAGACCTGCAGTGGACAGGGAGAATTGTCTGCTTCAGGACTGTCTGCTCGTGGACTCTGAAGTGCCTAGACAGGCTCTGCTGGATGGAGTCCCTGAGAACATGGGGAGCCGCAAGTCATCAGGCTGCATTGAGAGGAGTGAAAGAAGCAAACTCTTCATGTTCTCtcagaggggctgggagggagagaggcagggagggtagAACTGAAAGAGAATGggatagaaaaagagacagggagagaggtagaagtgagagagagagaggtagaagtgagaaagagaggtagaagtgagagagagagagaggtaggagtgagagagaggtagaagtgagaaagaggtagaagtgagaaagagaggtagaagtgagaaagagaggtagaagtgagagaaagaggtagaagtgagaaagagaggtagaagtgagaaagagaggtagaagtgagagagagagaggtagacgtgagagagagaggtagaagtgagagagaggtagaagggagagagagaggtagaaggtagagagagaggtagaaggaagagagagaggtagaaggtagagagagaggtagaagggagagtggaggaggggacgggggtGTCCCAGTAGCAGGCCAGCCCTGGGTGGTTCGAGCCCAAAGTTTACTGGTGGATGAAAGTGCGGCAGCCCTGGGGTTCAGTCACACGGAGAGGCGAGGCCGGTGATTAGGGGGGCGCGAGGGCAGGACAACCCTTTAATTtgggctgaggggagaggagggggccagctctggtgtgtctgtggcaGACAATGGCGATTACCTTCCTCTTTATCTGTCAGAGAGGGGGCTTTGAGAGAGCAATCTGAGCTGCGGAGGAAATGGCACGACACGGGATTAGAGGCACAACAGGACGGTAAATTAAATGTTGGAGATGAAAGAATGAGGCCTGACATGCATCAATAGAGAGCATTCGCCGCATTCTAATAACACCAGCCGTGGAGAAATACCTGCAGAGATTAGTGCGCGAGAGAGGCAGCGAGAAGGAGGAAAGATacacaataaaataaatgacTTTGGACGGCTGAAGTCATGTGACCGCGCATGACGGGGGAgcaagggtgtgtttgtgaccgTGAATGCGAGTGTGCTgcactgcgcgtgtgtgtgtgtgtaaatgtcctcttgtgcatgcatgtgtggtgCAACCTAGTGTATCTGTAACAGAACTGCCTCTTAAACTACATTCTGCCTctaaaactacatttcccagcctCAGTCACCACAGCCCGGGCCACATCCACCTGGAGGCCTCTCTGGACAACCCTCGTCTGGCCTCGCTCTTCAGAGGTCCCCACTGCCTCCCAGACTGCCTCCCAGGCTGCCTCCCAGACTGCCTCCCAGGCTGCCTCCCAGACTGCCTCCCAGACTGCCTCCCAGGCTGCCTCCCAGACTGCCTCCCGGGCTGCCTCCCAGGCTGCCTCCCGGGCTGCCTCCCAGGCTGCCTCCCAGACTGCCTCCCGGGCTGCCTCCCAGACTGCCTTCCAGGCTGCCTCCCAGGCTACCTCCCAGACTTCCTCCCGGGCTGCCTTCCAGACTGCCTCCCAGGCTGCCTCCCAGACTGCCTCCCAGGCTGCCTCCCAGACTGCCTCCCGGGCTGCCTCCCAGACTGCCTCCCAGGCTGCCTCCCAGACTGCCTCCCAGGCTGCCTCCCAGACTGCCTCCCAGACTGCCTCCCGGGCTGCCTCCCAGACTGCCTCCCAGACTGCCTCCCAGGCTGCCTCCCAGGCTACCTCCCAGACTGCCTCCCAGGCTGCCTCCCAGACTGCCTCCCAGGCTGCCTCCCAGACTGCCTCCCAGGCTGCCTCCCGGGCTGCCTCCCAGACTACCTCCCAGGCTGCCTCCCGGGCTGCCTCCCGGGCTGCCTCCCGGGCTGCCTCCCAGACTGCCTCCCGGGCTGCCTCCCGGGCTGCCTCCCGGGCTGCCTCCCGGGCTGCCTCCCGGGCTGCCTCCCAGACTGCCTCCCGGGCTGCCTCCCAGACTGCCTCCCGGGCTGCCTCCCAGACTGCCTCCCGGGCTGCCTCCCGGGCTGCCTCCCAGACTGCCTCCCGGGCTGCCTCCCGGGCTGCCTCCCAGACTACCTCCCAGACTGCCTCCCGGGCTGCCTCCCGGGCTGCCTCCCAGACTGCCTCCCGGGCTGCCTCCCAGACTGCCTCCCAGACTGCCTCCCAGACTGCCTCCCGGGCTCATGTTACCCAGCGTACTGCAGGGCTGCTACTCAGCCGAGACAAATCctctttctgctctcctctgctttaTGACACTGCTccggttcacacacacagttactgaGGTTACTTTTACTACCTTGGTACAATATCTAACTTATTGTGAGAAAAGTACTTCTGCCAAAGTATCTGCCAGTCGTTCCGTTGGTCCAGTCCAACAGCACATAACGACatctgcacacaaacaaacaaccccACTATCATTAGTTGTAAATACCCTCATTAGCCTATACTCTACTGATTGACAGGTTTTACTGAGGGggaaaaacatgaacaaatGAACGAGGGAATAGCGTGATATAATGAGCGATAGGGAAAGTAGAAAGATGTGGTAAATAACAGGCTGATATAGTAGTGacagctgagagaggagagagagagagagagggagagaaagaggggggggagagagagagaggggggggagagagagagagagagaggggggggggggagagagagagaggggggagagagagaactgtgcGCCGATGATTCTGTCAAAGACTAGCTCTATCTGTTATTACAGCACTGAGGCAGGAAGATGAAGAGGGGTTCGCCTTCATCACAGCTACAGCGGA
The Osmerus mordax isolate fOsmMor3 chromosome 9, fOsmMor3.pri, whole genome shotgun sequence genome window above contains:
- the LOC136949034 gene encoding uncharacterized PE-PGRS family protein PE_PGRS24-like — protein: MSPGGSLGGSLGGSLGGSPGGSLGGSPGGSPGGSLGGSLGGSPGGSPGGSLGGSPGGSPGGSLGGSPGGSLGGSPGGSLGGSPGGSPGGSPGGSPGGSPGGSLGGSPGGSPGGSPGGSLGGSLGGSPGGSLGGSLGGSLGGSLGGSLGGSLGGSLGGSLGGSLGGSLGGSPGGSLGGSLGGSLGGSLGGSLGGSLGGSPGGSLGGSLGGSLGGSLGGSLEGSPGGSLGGSLGGSLEGSLGGSPGGSLGGSLGGSPGGSLGGSPGGSLGGSLGGSLGGSLGGSLGGSLGGSLGGSLGGSGDL